In a single window of the Populus alba chromosome 16, ASM523922v2, whole genome shotgun sequence genome:
- the LOC118062817 gene encoding serine/arginine-rich splicing factor RS2Z33 isoform X1 codes for MPRYDDRYASTRLYVGHLAARTRSRDLEHLFSKYGRVRDVDMKRDYAFVEFSDPRDADDARHYLDGKDFDGSRIIVEFAKGVPRGSREYLGRGPPPGSGRCFNCGIDGHWARDCKAGDWKNKCYRCGERGHIERNCKNSPKKLTKRGRSYSRSPDRSPSPHRGRSRSPSYSRGRSYSRSRSPPKRERSVENENRSLSPEPKNTKARKRSPTPDEGSPRASPKSRKMDDEQDREYSGSPMGRSRSPRGERYRSPPQTNGRSRSPSPRDDRSPVDDDYEDNNRSPRDSDVSR; via the exons ATGCCACGTTATGATGACCGATATGCGAGTACTCGCCTCTATGTTGGCCACCTGGCTGCTAGGACACGATCACGGGATCTGGAACATCTTTTCAGCAAATATGGGCG AGTACGAGATGTGGATATGAAGCGTGACTATGCATTTGTT GAATTTAGTGATCCCAGAGATGCTGATGATGCAAGGCATTACTTAGATGGTAAGGATTTTGATGGAAGTCGTATCATCGTGGAATTTGCAAAGGGG GTACCTCGTGGTTCTCGAGAATATTTGGGCAGAGGTCCTCCTCCAGGATCTGGACGCTGCTTCAACTGTGGCATTGATGGTCACTGGGCTCGAGATTGCAAAGCTGGAGACTGGAAGAACAAGTGTTACCGTTGTGGGGAAAGAGGTCATATAGAGAGAAACTGCAAGAATAGCCCCAAGAAACTTAC TAAGCGTGGGAGGAGTTACTCTCGTTCACCAGATAGATCACCCTCTCCTCACCGTGGCAGAAGCCGTAGCCCAAGTTACAGCAGAGGCCGAAGCTACAg CCGATCAAGATCACCACCAAAGAGGGAGCGAAGTGTTGAGAATGAGAACAGGTCACTGAGCCCCGAGCCAAAGAATACCAAGGCAAGGAAGCGCAGCCCAACACCTGATGAAGGCAGCCCACGTGCTTCTCCTAAATCTCGGAAAATGGATGATGAACAGGATAGAGAGTACAGTGGCAGCCCCATGGGAAGAAGCAGAAGCCCTCGAGGTGAGAGGTATAGAAGTCCTCCTCAGACTAATGGCCGCAGCCGCAGCCCTAGTCCAAGAGATGATAGAAGTCCTGTTGATGATGATTATGAGGATAACAACCGCTCACCAAGAGATAGTGATGTGTCACGTTGA
- the LOC118062828 gene encoding uncharacterized protein produces MSICCHLQIPRVSSASFLVSLIFLIYFPGIVLPAVVTLDSMKIYRTHEWFNVEPAIYFSCKGENQTALPDVKQVNVSYTFKGEESWQPLTEFTSVKCKRCGFYEKDDFKSDDVLDEWEFCPSDFAGSDGKNERIIHGEFDATFLCPQCVPLAADSTSASKPHKKGNETHLAVVIVISALVSTVFVLGVVAAYKYWQKKKREQDQARFLKLFEDADDIEDELGLGSVL; encoded by the exons ATGTCGATTTGTTGCCATCTTCAGATTCCCAGGGTTTCTTCAGCTAGTTTTCTCGTCtctttgattttcctcatcTACTTTCCAG GAATTGTATTACCCGCTGTCGTAACATTGGATTCGATGAAAATATACCGAACACACGAGTGGTTTAATGTTGAACCAGCAATATATTTCAGCTGTAAAGGAGAGAACCAAACAGCATTGCCTGATGTTAAACAAGTTAATGTCTCGTATACTTTTAAAGGCGAAGAATCATGGCAG CCTTTGACAGAGTTTACGAGTGTGAAATGCAAGAGATGTGGATTTTATGAGAAGGATGACTTCAAGTCTGATGATGTTTTGGATGAGTGGGAGTTTTGTCCGTCGGATTTTGCGGGTTCTGATGGGAAAAATGAGCGAATTATTCACGGGGAATTTGATGCTACTTTTTTGTGTCCACAATGTGTGCCATTAGCAGCTG ATTCCACCTCTGCCTCAAAGCCCCACAAAAAAGGGAACGAAACGCATCTTGCTGTGGTCATAGTGATCAGTGCTCTGGTTTCAACTGTGTTTGTTCTTGGAGTAGTAGCAGCATACAAGTACtggcaaaagaagaagagggagcAAGATCAAGCTCGGTTTCTGAAGCTGTTTGAAGATGCGGATGATATAGAGGATGAATTGGGGCTTGGCTCTGTACTGTGA
- the LOC118062817 gene encoding uncharacterized protein isoform X2 → MKRDYAFVEFSDPRDADDARHYLDGKDFDGSRIIVEFAKGVPRGSREYLGRGPPPGSGRCFNCGIDGHWARDCKAGDWKNKCYRCGERGHIERNCKNSPKKLTKRGRSYSRSPDRSPSPHRGRSRSPSYSRGRSYSRSRSPPKRERSVENENRSLSPEPKNTKARKRSPTPDEGSPRASPKSRKMDDEQDREYSGSPMGRSRSPRGERYRSPPQTNGRSRSPSPRDDRSPVDDDYEDNNRSPRDSDVSR, encoded by the exons ATGAAGCGTGACTATGCATTTGTT GAATTTAGTGATCCCAGAGATGCTGATGATGCAAGGCATTACTTAGATGGTAAGGATTTTGATGGAAGTCGTATCATCGTGGAATTTGCAAAGGGG GTACCTCGTGGTTCTCGAGAATATTTGGGCAGAGGTCCTCCTCCAGGATCTGGACGCTGCTTCAACTGTGGCATTGATGGTCACTGGGCTCGAGATTGCAAAGCTGGAGACTGGAAGAACAAGTGTTACCGTTGTGGGGAAAGAGGTCATATAGAGAGAAACTGCAAGAATAGCCCCAAGAAACTTAC TAAGCGTGGGAGGAGTTACTCTCGTTCACCAGATAGATCACCCTCTCCTCACCGTGGCAGAAGCCGTAGCCCAAGTTACAGCAGAGGCCGAAGCTACAg CCGATCAAGATCACCACCAAAGAGGGAGCGAAGTGTTGAGAATGAGAACAGGTCACTGAGCCCCGAGCCAAAGAATACCAAGGCAAGGAAGCGCAGCCCAACACCTGATGAAGGCAGCCCACGTGCTTCTCCTAAATCTCGGAAAATGGATGATGAACAGGATAGAGAGTACAGTGGCAGCCCCATGGGAAGAAGCAGAAGCCCTCGAGGTGAGAGGTATAGAAGTCCTCCTCAGACTAATGGCCGCAGCCGCAGCCCTAGTCCAAGAGATGATAGAAGTCCTGTTGATGATGATTATGAGGATAACAACCGCTCACCAAGAGATAGTGATGTGTCACGTTGA
- the LOC118062843 gene encoding pathogenesis-related protein PRB1-3 has product MWRFAILATILLLSLPDHVDSTRSSDLRDSTGRRPLSRPTEFLAAHNKIRAMHNLTSLSWNRMLARYARRWANTRLDDCKNLEHSPNSPFGENLFWGLRDHWNASKVVKYWGDEVRNYDPLTNECLNNSVCGHYTQIVWNTTQAVGCAHALCNNNGGHLFVCSYDPPGNIYYQGPFGGRFGKSIVYPPSPDRSSSQLSESPDAPTGFTVITANNRDFISGTTGHPANLTPSKFKLNNV; this is encoded by the coding sequence ATGTGGAGATTTGCAATTCTTGCAACCATTCTCCTTTTATCCCTTCCAGACCATGTTGACTCTACCAGGTCATCGGACTTGAGGGATTCAACCGGACGAAGACCATTGTCAAGGCCTACCGAATTCCTTGCGGCTCACAACAAGATTAGGGCAATGCACAACTTAACGTCCTTGTCCTGGAACAGAATGCTGGCTAGATATGCTCGCCGGTGGGCCAACACGCGCCTTGATGACTGCAAGAACCTGGAACACTCTCCCAATAGCCCTTTTGGGGAGAACTTGTTTTGGGGTCTAAGAGATCACTGGAATGCTTCCAAGGTGGTCAAATACTGGGGTGATGAAGTGCGAAATTACGATCCATTAACAAATGAGTGCCTCAACAACAGTGTCTGTGGGCATTATACACAGATTGTATGGAATACGACTCAGGCTGTAGGCTGCGCCCATGCTTTATGCAATAACAATGGAGGTCACCTATTTGTTTGCTCCTATGATCCTCCGGGGAATATTTACTATCAGGGCCCGTTTGGTGGTCGTTTCGGCAAAAGTATTGTGTATCCTCCGTCGCCCGATCGATCAAGCTCACAACTTTCAGAAAGCCCAGATGCCCCCACGGGGTTCACCGTGATTACAGCTAATAACAGGGATTTCATCTCAGGCACCACTGGGCATCCAGCTAATTTGACCCcttcaaaatttaaacttaacaaTGTATGA